The Tripterygium wilfordii isolate XIE 37 chromosome 1, ASM1340144v1, whole genome shotgun sequence sequence atatatacacagagtaaaaaaagggaaaaacccTGACTGCATAGAATACTAACCTGAACTTGGAGATCAAGGGTTGCTGCACAGAGAAGTTGCCGACTCTAAAAAAGCTTGTGAACGTTGCTATTAATAGGATTTCATGCATTAATGAGGACATGCTTCACAGCCGTCGGATTAAATAAACGGCTCAGATCtgatctccaaaaaaaaaaattaatcttctCTCTTTCACGAATGACCGAACCTTCTCTGTCTTTCACCGCGGAACAGCCTCACACGAACCTCTCTTGCACGAACCGACGAAACGGCTCTCCGCTTGACCCAGCTGGACGAAGCAACAATCTTTATTCGGGGGATTTCGGTCTGTGTAAAGGTATGCAAGAATTCTTTACCACTGATTAACTTGGTTCTGGGATTTCGGAATTGAATGTTAGGTTATGAACATCAATTTCTTTGGGGATTTAAGTTTACTGACATTATATTGGAATGTTGGGGATTTCGGTCTGTGAAAGTTGGTGATTTATGTTGTGATACTTGTTGTTTGTCATTTATAGGAGAATTTTTTCCAGAGGGACTCTTCTTCAATTGGGTCCAAGTTACTGTTGACTCGCGACGATACACAACAGAGAGAAGCCCTCAGGTAATGCAAAACTGCTGCTTTTCAATTTCCTCCTCGAGATTCTGCATCGAGCTTTGTATCTTAAATTACTTTGAGTTCTTTCAGGTTTTGGTTTCGTATTTATTCTGTTAATGTTAAAGCATCTATTTTTAGGTGCATGAAGTAGATAGGCATTCATATAATCCTTCAATCCTTCATGGGCAGAGCTCAATCTTCAATTGCAACTTTTCTTCGCCAAAACCCTCGCTCCTTTAGCCAAATTCCGAACTCCCAAATCAGAAATATTACCGAAGAATCCAAAAAAGGCCAAGAACTGAAACCAAATCGAAATCCGGAGCACCTAAATGATGGACAACAAAGCTTCATTGATGTGGCTAGAGAGGTTTCTAAGATCACGCGAACAAGACCCAGATGGGAGCAAACTATCCTCTCTGATTTTCCTTCCTTCAATTTTGCTGATACCGGATTCTTTCATGAGCTATTAAAGCACCAAAAAAATGTGCTTTTCTCACTTCAGTTTTTTCAGTGGCTGCACTCCTGTTACGGGTTTGTACCTGACAAAGGGTCTTGTACTGTGCTCTTTGATGCACTTGTGGAGGCTATGGCATGCAGTGCTGCCAAAAGTTTTCTTGATGATACAGGTTTTATCCCTGAGCCAGGTTCTTTTGAGGCTTATGTTAGGTGTCTTTTTGAGGGTGGATTGGTTGAGGAAGGGTTTAATGTGTATTTAAGGTTGAAGGAGGCCGGAGTTTCTGCATCCATAAAAACATGCAAATCAGGTTTTCGGGGTTGTCTTATGGCTGGGAGGACTGATATTTTGTGGCAGCTATATCAGGAGATGGTGGCCTCTGGTATTGTAGCAGACGTTGATGCAGAGACTGTTGGGTATCTTATTCAGGCCTGTTGTTGTAATGACGAACTTTTGAAAGGTTATGAGCTTCTTAGACAGGTTTTGGAAGATGGGTTAGACCCCGGAAATGTTGCTTTCAACAAATTAATATCTGGGTTTTGTAAGAAAAACAACCTTACAGCAGTGTCTGAACTTCTCCATACAATGATTGCAAGGAATTGTTATCCAGATATATTTTCTTATCAGGAGGTAATCAATGGGCtgtgcaagaaaagaaagcgGCTTGAGGCGTTATGTGTCTTTAATGATCTTAAAGATAGAGGCTATGCTCCTAATAGGGTCATGTATACGACAATGATTCATGGCCTTTGTGAAATGGGATGTTTTGGGGATGCCAGGAAGCTTTGGTTTGAAATGATTACTAAGGGTATTACTCCGAACGAATACACCTATAATGCATTGATTCATGGTTTTTTTAAGATGGGTAATTTCTTAGAAGCCTGTAAATTGCACAAGGAAATGTGTAATCAAGGTTTTGGAGAAACCACGGTGAGTTATAACACGATGATATCTGGATTCTGTTTGCATGGAAAAACCAAGGTGGCTTATGGCTTATTTGAAGAAATGTCCAAAAAGGGTATTGTTCGTGATGTAAAGACATATAATTATCTGATTAAATGCTTTTGCAAGGAGGGGAAAATTGAAGAGAGTCAAAAACTGTTTGAAGAACTCCTTGCACAAGGTTTGCGGCCATCGACATTCTCTTACACTCCCCTTATTAGATACTTATGTCAAGTGGGAGACTTGCAAGAAGCAAAAAGATTGTTGCAGGATATGCAAAATAGAGATCTGCAACCATCAGTCTATACTTATGATCACATAGTTATTGGTTTTTATGAGCAAGGTAATGTCACGGAGGGAATGGAATGGTTAATAGAGATGCTGAAGCGTAAACTCAAACCACAAAAAAAGACTTTTGAGAAACTCGTTGGATGTTTGTCGCAAAGCGACAAGTTGGATGATACTCTACTTGTTTTAGATTTTATGTTTAGGAATGGTTATGCACTCCGGCCTGGCTTATGTCATCATTTGGTCACTAGACTTTGCAAAGAGAACCCCAATTTTGTTGAAAGGTGTGTGGAGGAAATCCTAGGgagaaattaattattaatcagAGGTACTAATTTATTCTTTGCAACTTTgacaccttttttttcccctttaataAAGTTGACAATATATATCAACTGTTCTTTCATGAATGAACAtttattttgataattaaaGTGAATGtgatttttgatttgtttgatccTTACTTATATATTTAGGGTGTTAGAGTTGCTTCATTACAGTCTAGAGATTGCATGTTCAAGTCAGTGAAAGCCTTGTCCACTGGATTTATTGTTTACCTAATTGAATAAACTACATTTGAGAGTTGGTATTTTCAGCAGAGTTCATCTTGTATGTAAATGCATCTTCTGATGGAGAAAAAGAACTGGAGCTTTACAAGTTGAGGTTGCGAACTGCTTATGTTAGTTATTCAGGATGAAAATAGAAACTTTGCTGCAGCTTAAACTGGGTGTTGCTTGGGTTGTGTGAATATAAGGAGATTAGTGCATCACAAGAAATCACTATACAGTGAGAATAAGCCCTGCTGATATCCCCATGTTCAGGTTGCAGGCAGCCAAGTAGTAGTAGCCTGTTACCAGTTAGTGTTGCATTGAATAAATTTTTGCTTCAGATAAGCGATAACATCGTTGACTCGAACATACAAATGAAATGAAGTAGATTAGTAAATTCGGGGTCCCCACAAGCTGGAGCGAAGCAGAAACAACCTGGGGACTGGTCGTCAGATATCATCCCTCCTCCTTTGCTTGTATCAATAGCTTCTAACATTCTTACCACTTTATCCATTTCAGGACATTTTTCTGCATTTCCATCCCAGCACTTTCCCTTGACATTTGACAAAGAACTTGGACAACATCTGGGGATCTCTCTTTGGCCATAAGTTCTGCACAGAAGTTCATAACAAAATTCTcaagggaaagaaaagaaattcatGATTCTTTTGCTTGTGTCATAGGGAGCAAAACCAGCCATCTCAAAGAAGAATCCTTTAGAAATAACACGATACTGATTTCTACATGCCCATAAATTGATTTTGAGATGCTTGATCACAGCATGTTCTTTGTCAATGTTTATTAGCCTCAGAAGAATAGATCAATGCGTCTTTGATCACAGCACCTACTCCAATACCAATTGATTGATGGATATAGCTGAAACATGAGTAACAAGATTCAACCATACCTACACCTCTCAAGTTGGAGTATCATGGATCCTCATCCTGTCCAAATTTCAAGGGATCCAGGGACTACGCAATTAGTTTAGGATAGTAGAGTCTAAAATTTAGATTAATGGTTTGGGAGGTGTAACGTCTgaccacatttttgtttttccatttttgaaATGTATGATTTTTCTCCATCATTGGATGGTAAAAGCTAGTTAATTTCATTGGCTTTGTGTGTTGCTCTTAGCGGAGGAGATTCTGTGGAGGTATGTGGATGAGCTGAATTTGATAGTGTCAGTTTCTGTGCTGCATGTACTTCTTTGTCAGGGGCCTCCTATGTaatgtgttttctttttatgttcTCTTGCATTTGCTACAGGTTAATTTGATCGGCTTTGTGTGTTGCTCTTAGTTGAGGtggtctattttttttcccCCGCTGTTGCTTGTGTGCTTCTGTTTTGGCATTACTGTTGGCTTTTCTGAGCTTAGAAACCATTAATTGCTTTGTCATGTGTATAGTTGATATGCTTCCTTTCTATTTTGTCATACTTTTGCATATATAGCTTTGTTCAGGCATTATGTTTCGTTTTCTCAGCAGATGAACAATTAattgatttcattgttttaatattcTGACCTTGTTCTGCAATTTCTGTTAGACATTTTCAGTCCAACAGGCTGCTACCATGGAGCCTAACCTCCGGCTCGGCTCCCTGAAAGTCCCACCAGCTTCACTCCTTGTATTTCCAGTACTCTTTATCATGATCTTAGCACCAATTTACGATCATCCCATCATCCCATTTGCTTGGAGAGTTACCAAATCCGAGATGGGAGTCTCTCATCTGCAAAGAATTGGGATTGGTCTAGTCCTGTCAATGATAACAATGGCTCTGGCAGCTCTTGTTGAGATTAAGCGAAAAAGAGTAGCGACAAATACAAGGACAACTTGATGAAACCAATCTGTTACCAATTACATTCTTTTGGGTAGCATTGATGAAACCAATCCATTACCAGTTACTTTCTTTTGGGTAGCATTTTAGTAGCTTGGTTATTGTGTCGATTGTTAAATATATTAGTCATGCTCTCCCATCAGGGTTCAATCTTCTCGGGATATCTCCATAAGCCTGACTACTTGCGTAGTTGCATGGTTTGTATACTATTGTACGTGTACATACCCGATAAACTTATTCAATGTGCACCCAAAGGATAATGAGTGGGGGTTTCcaccacaacaaaaaaaagaagttaaacaGCTTGTGACGAACTTTTGGGCATCTCTCTAGCATCATCCCCTACGGGAATTTTTACCCTTAATTTTCTTCTCCATTGCATAGGCAGCTTCCAGCTTGTGACGAACTTTTGGACATCTCTCTAGCATCATCCCCTTCGGAAATTTTTACCCTTAATTTTCTGCTCCATTGACATAGGCAGCTTCTGCGCTGTATAGACCGACGTGTATTGCAGGTAATCAAGTGTTCTTGCTTTACACTTTTCATTTGATTTGATGCTCTTAATTATGATGGAATATtaggatgaatttttttttatttaaacggGAGAGGGAGGATTCGAACTATGGTCACCAGTGTGATATATATCATCTTTGTCATTTCAACTAATGGCTTGGGTGAGCCTAGATGACACAGAATATGGAATTATCTGTTTGTATTGTTACATGAGAAAGTTCCCTGaacaaacatatacatacatatatatatatatatcagcaaGAAATCAAAAACCGTGACTGACCACCAGAGCCAGCTTGCTGTACATATTTGTCAAGGACCATAACTCCCTAAACAAAGCCAAAAAACGCAAACAAGTGAGTTTAATTAAGAATAATTACAGTTGTTTATGAATAATTAGAGTTGGTCAACTCTGCTTTATATATTCTATTAATTCACAACCTGACATTCACAAAAGGTTATTAGAACAAAAACCCAGATTGTCAATGTACCACAACTGCCATTTTGATAATTTAACACCGGTAATTGTGCATTCCTTGTCTGaaactgataaaaaaaaaacacagagagaggaatcatcatcatcttcttacTTACATTTACAACGTGAAAAAGGTACGCATGCAGTCGACACTATGATTTTCGCATGAAGTTTGTCTTCCAGAGAATGTGGATTTTCATGTCACGTGATGAGTGGACTTTCTTTATTTCTCAAGGGGACCACTCTATTGTATTATACATTCTagtggtgtgtgtatatatatatatatatattattgtgtaTTACATATATAGATAGAGAGATTACTTTGGGACAGTGAAAAGGTTTTGTTTTATGTCAACATTTTTAATCTTCTACCGCTACCGAACCTAAAAATATAGAGAGGACCAAGGGAGACATTAATATGAGTTGGTgatgaagaaggaaaaaaaaaggatttttaTACCTCTGATGTGAACGGCTTACAAACCACCACATCCCATGTCTTTACGTGTAGCCATCAAACAACTAACGACTAAATTCCAGGTCATATAGAATAGAAGATAACATATGATGGCATTCGCATACGATGGACTGAGTAAGAGTCTATCTCACAAATTACGATAATGAAAATTCTCgtgagacttgaactcacaaTCTCTGATTTATGctaaacctaaacccaaaaTACTAAATAAACTCTAACTCATAAACCTTaaaatcaactttaatctcaCACATTTATCATATTTAGAGATTTAAGAATATTATATGTACTTATATATAAACTCGTGGCCCCGCCGTTGCCAATGAGGGGTGACATAGGATTAGTTATGGACATAATGGCAACATCATGCATTTGGTGGACCTACATTGACCTAACCATTTTGAAAACGTTTGCCCGCCAAAACTATATGCAGCACGCTCCTAGCTatgtgtaaaaaaaataaagattccaataattGAAATCAGTTACTGAGGTGTATGCATAAGATTTAATGTGTTTGTGATGCGCTCTACATGCACATTAAACCCTATGCATACACCTCAACAACGAGAATAACTGAGATCTCAGTTGTTGAGATTCATAGCATTTCTGAGCTATGCGacctttattttttctttcctttatttgttttctgATTTATTTTTTACTACAATACTACACTGTACATGGTCTAAACTCTAAACTACCCTTGCGTCAGAATGCGTTGTTCAAATCTAGTCATTGCAAATTGAAGGTTACTAAAGTAATTTTAGGCAGTGGAATCATGTGCTCAGAAAATAAAAGGCAAATGCAATTATACTGCAAGCCAAGTGTCATACACTACAATGTTACATAGCGCCCTTTAGTTCTTTTCACGAGGAAGTCATGTACTCATCCTCTCTATAAATACGCTCCGTTTCATGCAGGGGTGTACTTAAGTCTTTGGGTCATGAGCAAACTCGACTACTATAACATTAATATTTTCTCAAAAATATAGAGTTTTGAGGATTCGAGAGCCCTAGACGCGCTACTCATGTCGCCCCACCTCAGGGATGCCCCTGGTTTTGTATAACGATTATGCTAACTTAAGAATTCCACAAATAATCTAAATGCACTAGCCATTATCTGGCGtcataagtttcaaaattgaaagTTCCAAAATATAGCTTATTTATACAATTACGTTAGCccacaattttaaaaagtttCCCCAAACACCTTAATTTTTTGACAGCttataagttaatttatttCTCCTAAATATAAACTCTACCAAATTGGGCCATGTAGTttacacaatttaattttatttcattaacCCATTAAATGTtaaaagtaacaaaaaataaaataaaatcttaaaacGTTCAAATTATTCTTCAGTTACAAAAGTTTCTGAATATTAAGGTCTGTAATGAGCAATTCAAtatcataatattataattattgtATAATTGATGGTGGCAATAACAATGCCTGATTGGGAATCCCTACAATTGAATCCatctaataattttattaattataatttgttaaatacttttgttgttttacccaataaatataaaaattaggcaacaaataaattcattatttaTATTCCCGGATTTACCAAAAATCCAACCTGGAAAATTTTGCTAATAATggaaaatcaaattaattgcacagaaaagaataaataaataaataatatgaaaattacAGTTTTCGTCAGGAATGTTGTGAGACCAACAAGTCAATGATAGGGCTAAAACCGTAAAAGCACGTATTCCGAACTTTGGACCTTGAACCAGTCGGagagattttttttcattttcgtaTGACTGTaagaacaaaagagagaaagaaagatgaaaCAGAGAATCCATTCACAGTAAAGAGAGAGGATCGACTGTTACCCTTTTTTCTTTAAAGTGAAAGCGCGATAGATTGGATTAGTTAGAGAGGACTATTTGTCTAGTTTTTATATATAGAAACAGAGGAAAGGGACAGCTGTGGAGGGTGAGTGTGGGGCTTCGTGGGGTTTTTATCACGCACTCCACAGTCGACCATCCTTCCCGCTTCTTTCTTGAATCTAATCTTTCATTCACTATCTACCCAAAAATTCTAGGGAGAGGGAAAATCCCAGAAAGATACAAAAGTGATAAAGTACTAAAACTAGAAGGTTTTGGGGTATGACTTTATGAGCTATGCGGACCAGGTTCTTCTCTGAAGATGGACACACCAGAGAAGACCCAGATCGGCAATTCTCTCTCTAAATTTGAGGTATACTCGGACTCTCTCAGTTGATGATTTGGGTGGCccatttttgtttccttttttgctTGATTTGGGTTGtattatgattttctttttggctGCTCTGCTTTGATGCATGAGCTTGATTTGGGGTCTTGTGTGAGTTGACATTCACGCTGTTTTGGTCAGGATCGGTTTCTGTTTGTTGAATTGTGTGAATGAAAATGAGTGCGCGTGTTTTCTGGCTCGTCGTAATTCAGATCTCCATCCTGCTTAGTCTTTGCAGTTTGAATGGTCATTTCGTT is a genomic window containing:
- the LOC120002407 gene encoding pentatricopeptide repeat-containing protein At5g18950; this translates as PNLLCLSPRNSLTRTSLARTDETALRLTQLDEATIFIRGISVCVKENFFQRDSSSIGSKLLLTRDDTQQREALRAQSSIATFLRQNPRSFSQIPNSQIRNITEESKKGQELKPNRNPEHLNDGQQSFIDVAREVSKITRTRPRWEQTILSDFPSFNFADTGFFHELLKHQKNVLFSLQFFQWLHSCYGFVPDKGSCTVLFDALVEAMACSAAKSFLDDTGFIPEPGSFEAYVRCLFEGGLVEEGFNVYLRLKEAGVSASIKTCKSGFRGCLMAGRTDILWQLYQEMVASGIVADVDAETVGYLIQACCCNDELLKGYELLRQVLEDGLDPGNVAFNKLISGFCKKNNLTAVSELLHTMIARNCYPDIFSYQEVINGLCKKRKRLEALCVFNDLKDRGYAPNRVMYTTMIHGLCEMGCFGDARKLWFEMITKGITPNEYTYNALIHGFFKMGNFLEACKLHKEMCNQGFGETTVSYNTMISGFCLHGKTKVAYGLFEEMSKKGIVRDVKTYNYLIKCFCKEGKIEESQKLFEELLAQGLRPSTFSYTPLIRYLCQVGDLQEAKRLLQDMQNRDLQPSVYTYDHIVIGFYEQGNVTEGMEWLIEMLKRKLKPQKKTFEKLVGCLSQSDKLDDTLLVLDFMFRNGYALRPGLCHHLVTRLCKENPNFVERCVEEILGRN